Proteins found in one Paenibacillus sp. FSL R10-2782 genomic segment:
- a CDS encoding 3D domain-containing protein, translating into MKHLKRIGKTMKFAVLAAAIAGLAQTAGVADAASLHTAKEGDTFFLLAQRYGVSVENLQKENPDLAASNIYAGVQIKVPDENKVKAASDSKPQLLSDKAPAGDGQQVEAWGKTFNYSKVVDVKATAYSAATSENGKWGAVDYFGNPLKLGTIAVDPNVIPLGTKVLVTGYSHPGLPDHSFVAVARDKGSAITGKRIDIFIPGSPSFVSDFGFQNVKLYVIDK; encoded by the coding sequence TTGAAACATCTTAAACGTATTGGAAAAACAATGAAATTTGCGGTGCTGGCAGCAGCCATTGCAGGATTGGCGCAGACAGCCGGGGTAGCCGACGCCGCTTCGCTTCATACCGCCAAGGAAGGTGATACCTTCTTTTTACTTGCTCAACGTTACGGGGTATCTGTAGAGAATCTGCAAAAGGAGAACCCAGATCTTGCTGCCAGCAATATATATGCAGGAGTACAAATTAAGGTGCCGGACGAGAACAAGGTAAAGGCTGCTTCGGATTCAAAGCCTCAGCTTCTTTCAGATAAAGCGCCGGCAGGTGACGGTCAACAAGTTGAAGCATGGGGCAAAACATTTAACTACAGCAAAGTAGTTGACGTGAAGGCTACAGCGTATTCCGCAGCAACCAGTGAAAATGGAAAATGGGGAGCGGTGGATTATTTCGGAAATCCGCTTAAGCTTGGTACGATTGCGGTTGACCCAAACGTAATTCCGTTGGGTACGAAAGTGTTGGTTACAGGCTATTCCCACCCGGGTTTGCCGGATCATTCTTTTGTAGCCGTAGCACGCGATAAGGGTAGCGCCATTACGGGGAAACGGATAGATATTTTCATTCCAGGCAGCCCATCTTTTGTGAGTGACTTTGGTTTTCAGAATGTGAAGCTGTACGTCATTGATAAATAG
- a CDS encoding amino acid ABC transporter ATP-binding protein, whose amino-acid sequence MITVKQLRKSFGKNEILKGIDIDIAKGEVVVVIGPSGSGKSTFLRCMNLLEQPTDGEILFEGEPITARGHNINATREKMGMVFQHFNLFPHKTVLQNLTLAPTQVRGQSAKEAEKIALELLRTVGLEDKKDTYPNQLSGGQKQRIAIARALAMQPHVMLFDEPTSALDPEMVGEVLDVMKKLAEGGMTMVIVTHEMGFAREVGDRIIFMDNGQIVEQGTPEQVFGTPSHDRTRDFLAKVL is encoded by the coding sequence GTGATCACCGTTAAACAACTGCGTAAATCGTTCGGCAAAAATGAAATTTTAAAAGGCATTGATATAGATATTGCAAAAGGCGAGGTTGTTGTCGTCATTGGCCCGAGTGGTTCGGGGAAAAGTACATTTTTACGTTGTATGAATCTGCTGGAGCAGCCGACCGATGGGGAGATTTTGTTTGAGGGCGAGCCGATTACAGCCCGTGGTCATAATATTAATGCGACTCGTGAGAAAATGGGGATGGTGTTCCAGCATTTCAATCTGTTCCCGCACAAAACGGTGCTGCAAAATCTGACGCTTGCGCCAACTCAGGTTAGAGGCCAGTCAGCAAAGGAAGCGGAGAAAATTGCGCTGGAGCTGCTGCGTACCGTTGGGCTTGAAGACAAAAAGGACACCTATCCCAATCAGCTTTCCGGCGGACAGAAGCAGCGGATTGCGATTGCACGCGCCTTGGCGATGCAGCCGCATGTGATGCTCTTCGATGAGCCGACTTCTGCTTTGGACCCTGAAATGGTCGGGGAGGTGCTGGACGTGATGAAGAAGCTGGCTGAGGGTGGCATGACGATGGTCATCGTGACACATGAAATGGGCTTTGCCCGCGAGGTAGGAGACCGCATTATCTTTATGGATAACGGTCAAATTGTGGAGCAAGGTACACCGGAGCAGGTTTTTGGCACTCCAAGCCATGATCGTACCCGGGATTTTCTTGCCAAGGTTTTGTAA